Proteins encoded in a region of the Streptomyces sp. NBC_00513 genome:
- a CDS encoding GlxA family transcriptional regulator, whose product MPPFASVAAYAPPGVGMLAVGIVTEVFGWHGGALPGFDFALCTDRPGPVPTDLGVPLTLTHGLDRLASADLVIALPWADFRTPPAPAVLDALSAAHARGSLVAAHCVGAFALAAAGLLDGRRATTHWRFARLLAERHPEVTVEPDALYIDEGRVITGAGAAAGFDLCLHLLRREHGAATANAVARDIVLPSHRDGGQAQYLAAPAPESSGDERLADVLAWARENLHQPLPVTELAGRALMSKRSFARRFAATTGTTPHAWLRNLRLSTAEELLETTNLPVEEIAHRVGYGSAAVLREQFVRRRGVPPRAYRRTFTNTP is encoded by the coding sequence ATGCCTCCCTTCGCAAGTGTCGCCGCGTACGCCCCGCCCGGAGTGGGCATGCTCGCAGTCGGCATCGTCACCGAGGTCTTCGGTTGGCACGGCGGCGCACTGCCCGGCTTCGACTTCGCCCTGTGCACCGACCGCCCCGGGCCGGTTCCCACCGACCTCGGCGTGCCACTCACCCTCACGCACGGCCTGGACCGGCTCGCCTCGGCCGATCTGGTGATCGCCCTGCCGTGGGCCGACTTCCGCACCCCGCCCGCTCCCGCGGTACTCGATGCGCTGTCGGCCGCGCACGCGCGCGGCTCACTGGTCGCGGCCCACTGTGTCGGCGCCTTCGCGCTCGCCGCCGCCGGACTGCTCGACGGCCGACGGGCCACCACCCACTGGCGGTTCGCGCGACTGCTCGCCGAGCGCCACCCCGAAGTCACCGTCGAACCCGACGCCCTCTACATCGACGAAGGCCGTGTCATCACGGGCGCGGGAGCGGCCGCCGGCTTCGACCTCTGCCTGCACCTGCTCAGGCGGGAACACGGGGCCGCGACGGCCAACGCCGTCGCCCGCGACATCGTGTTGCCCTCCCACCGCGACGGCGGGCAGGCCCAGTACCTGGCCGCCCCCGCCCCCGAAAGCTCCGGCGACGAACGACTCGCCGACGTACTCGCGTGGGCCCGCGAGAACCTCCACCAGCCGCTTCCCGTCACCGAACTGGCCGGGCGCGCCCTGATGAGCAAACGCTCCTTCGCCCGCCGCTTCGCCGCCACGACCGGCACCACCCCCCACGCCTGGCTGCGGAACCTGCGCCTGAGCACAGCCGAGGAACTCCTGGAGACCACGAACCTGCCGGTCGAGGAAATCGCCCATCGCGTCGGATACGGAAGCGCGGCCGTCCTGCGCGAACAGTTCGTGCGCCGCCGGGGCGTACCACCCCGCGCCTACCGCCGCACCTTCACCAATACACCGTGA
- a CDS encoding class I SAM-dependent methyltransferase, translating into MTAPLAQPEEASNLPVPARLDEVKGWFWPADQILFDWFLSRQNADPSGGGDLLELGAYLGKSAIFLGGYLKEGEEFTVCDLFDSPAEDDNNDDEMRRSYATLTRRAFEANYRAFHDELPTVVQAVTAVLPDRVRPASCRFVHVDASHLYAHVRADVETSRLLAAPGAIVVFDDFRAEHCPGVAAAVWGAVDARRLHVLCITQHKMYATWDHPEPLRTELAVFLTGREDLWHGVEEVAGAPLIRITGRKAVPPPHPRSRHETAAPGPAEELVPAPVAVPSRRTPPRRSPLVRRLARDLLPPVLTRTVRRWL; encoded by the coding sequence ATGACCGCACCGCTTGCGCAGCCCGAAGAAGCCTCGAACCTGCCTGTGCCCGCGCGTTTGGATGAGGTGAAGGGATGGTTCTGGCCGGCCGACCAGATTCTCTTCGACTGGTTCCTGAGCCGCCAGAACGCCGACCCGTCGGGTGGCGGGGACCTCCTGGAACTCGGCGCCTACCTGGGCAAGAGCGCCATCTTCCTCGGCGGATACCTCAAGGAGGGAGAGGAGTTCACGGTCTGCGACCTCTTCGATTCCCCGGCCGAGGACGACAACAACGACGACGAGATGCGACGCTCGTACGCCACCCTGACGCGCCGGGCGTTCGAGGCCAACTACCGTGCATTCCACGATGAGTTGCCCACGGTGGTGCAGGCGGTGACGGCCGTCCTTCCCGACCGCGTCCGGCCTGCCTCCTGTCGCTTCGTTCACGTGGACGCCTCGCACCTGTACGCGCACGTGCGCGCGGACGTGGAGACCTCGCGGCTGCTGGCCGCCCCCGGAGCGATCGTCGTCTTCGACGACTTCAGGGCGGAGCACTGCCCGGGTGTCGCGGCGGCCGTCTGGGGAGCCGTGGACGCGCGGCGGTTGCACGTCCTGTGCATCACCCAGCACAAGATGTACGCGACGTGGGACCATCCCGAACCGCTGCGCACGGAGCTGGCCGTGTTCCTGACCGGCCGCGAGGATCTGTGGCATGGGGTGGAGGAGGTGGCCGGCGCACCCCTGATCCGGATCACCGGCCGGAAGGCGGTTCCCCCGCCGCACCCCCGCTCCCGCCACGAGACGGCCGCCCCCGGCCCGGCCGAGGAACTGGTTCCCGCCCCCGTGGCAGTACCGTCGCGGCGCACCCCGCCCCGGCGGAGTCCGCTGGTCCGCCGCCTGGCCAGGGACCTCCTTCCCCCGGTTCTGACCCGCACGGTGCGCCGCTGGCTCTAG
- a CDS encoding SDR family oxidoreductase produces the protein MDVFIIGITGKIGRLLARELLAKGDTVHGLVRRDEQRTDLATQGIHAVVGDLTDLSVTELADAFGNADAVVFTAGSNGGSAQTTKAIDGDGVTRAIEATRHAGIQRLALVSVLPESWRERDLDDEVEYYFTVKKQADVALSRSDLDWLILRPSLLTEDPGVGTVSLGPAEFHGQIPRADVAATLAELLHEPHVNRRILELNTGTTPIQDAVKANARASDGRAHVEQGDARSPGKQ, from the coding sequence GTGGACGTCTTCATCATCGGCATCACGGGCAAGATCGGCCGCCTGCTCGCGCGGGAGCTTCTCGCCAAGGGCGACACCGTCCACGGCCTCGTGCGCCGCGACGAACAGCGGACGGACCTCGCCACACAGGGCATCCACGCCGTGGTCGGGGACCTCACCGACCTGTCGGTGACGGAACTGGCGGACGCCTTCGGGAACGCCGACGCCGTCGTCTTCACCGCCGGATCCAACGGGGGCAGCGCACAGACCACGAAGGCGATCGACGGCGACGGCGTCACCCGAGCGATCGAGGCGACCCGCCACGCGGGCATCCAGCGCCTCGCCCTGGTCTCCGTCCTCCCCGAGTCCTGGCGCGAGCGCGACCTCGACGACGAGGTCGAGTACTACTTCACCGTGAAGAAGCAAGCCGACGTCGCCCTCAGCCGCAGCGACCTGGACTGGCTGATCCTCCGCCCGTCCCTGCTCACCGAAGACCCCGGTGTGGGCACCGTTTCCCTCGGCCCGGCCGAGTTCCACGGCCAGATCCCCCGCGCCGACGTCGCGGCAACCCTCGCCGAGCTCCTGCACGAGCCCCACGTCAACCGACGGATCCTCGAACTCAACACCGGCACCACGCCGATCCAGGACGCCGTCAAAGCCAACGCCCGCGCTTCGGACGGTCGCGCCCACGTCGAGCAAGGCGATGCTCGATCACCGGGAAAGCAGTGA